A segment of the Panicum hallii strain FIL2 chromosome 1, PHallii_v3.1, whole genome shotgun sequence genome:
CGAGGCCGgagaggaggtggcggccgctGGACCCGTTCAGGGACGGCGAGAGCTCGAGCGAGGGCGGCATGGAGGCGGCCCGGCCGAGCGCCctcccgcggccgcggcgggacGCCGCCGCGTGGTCGGCGAGGATGCGCTTGACGTCGGCGAGGATGCGGAGCTGCTCGATGAGCGCCTCGCCGCGCGCCAGCAGCTCCGCCTCCTGCGTCGCGTAGAACTTGTTCACCTTGTCCAGCTCCTCGTCCGCCTTCTCCAGGAACTCTTGCTCCTGCGCACACGCAGCAAATGAATCCCATCATGAAGAGAATTGCCGATTAGTAAGCTAGAAACGGATTAAATAATAACGATAGTCTCTGCAGGGGGCATGCATGCTTCTTCAATCCATCGACGAGATAGATAGATGATTACATGCTTGTTCGTGGATCGCACGAGCTCCCCTGAATCCGACTCCAAGctctcctcctcgccctcctgCACGTTCGTATACGCGCGTCAGAAATACTGCAGGGTGGGCGATCGACGCCGCCGGCCTTATCTCTACGTACTCGCCCGGAATTATATTGAAGACGGCGTACACCTACGGCTACGGCCCGGGACGAGGAGGCGACGGACGGTACACAGTCGTCACAGCTAGAACACGTACTGGTGAAGCCGCCGCATGATGAGCCGCGCCGGTGAAGCGGGCGGTGAGGGAGCGGACGGGATCAAGGACCGAGAAGCCATAGCTGCttccggcggtggtggcggcgagcagcggcggcgggccggcgtcgCGGCGGGCGATCTTGATCCTCTTGATGAGCTTCTTGAGGCCCTTGTAGTCGACGAAGGCGGCCTTCCACTCGGGGATGATGCTGGCCTCGTACTCCCGCGAGAACTTCACCATCCTccgcaaccgccgccgcctgccggcACTGCCGTATATATGCTAGCTAGCTCGATCCCCCCCTGATCTCTCTCTCGAGATCTTGCTGCTTACATGTGGCGTGGGGGATCGAACGGAGGAGGAGCGCGGCGCCGGGGGACAGGGACAGGGACAGGGGGCAGGGGTGGTGGCGGAAGCAACCCTGCCTGCTTATATAGATGGAGAGCGGAGGACGGAGGCGTGCTCAACTCGCCCCGCCCCTGCTCGTGTATATATGCAAACGAGCTCGCTTCAACACCCAGGAGATAACAATATTAGGTAGTGCTGCCTGAGAAACGACTACTACCATGTTAATGTTGCAGTGGAGATGGAGCTCGTGTGTGTATGGAAACGACTACCATGTTAAtgttagagagagagagagagagagatgatcAGGTAGTGGTGGTGCAACAGCCGGGAGATAACAATATTAGGTAGAGAGAGAAAGGTAAGTAAAGGGGAAATCTAAAGGGAAACAAGCAGCTGTCCTGCGGGTGGATGCGTGCTCGCTTGCCTCTAGTGGAGATCGAGCTGCAATATGTGTCTGCGTTGTTTGCACAATGCATACGCGTATAAATATACACGCAGTAACATTCGATCATCCGGGGCTGTTGGTTGGGTTCAGTTTCGCCTTGTGGCCGGTCGCTTTTCTTGGCCCGAtcgagaaaagaaggaaagccGCGTCGCTTTCGCCCGCATCTTTCCGGCGAAAAGACGGGTCGACGGCAAATTGCGATTGCGTCGTCGCGGCAATTAAGCGATTAGCAGCGCAAACAAACTGTCACCGGGAGGATCGCATAACCCGGGCGCGATGCAAGTTGGGGTCGCGTGCAGATGCATGGGCATGGCTCAGTGCGGGCGGCGAGGCCCTGACGTGGCCGTGACGCCGCGACAGCATACCACGCACCTCGGCACCTGACCTGACGGACCGCCGCCTTTTCTCAGAGTAACAAAACATGGTTTATTACCTGAAACGCTGCTGCATTCATAACATGTGTGTTTTCCAGAGTCAGAATATATGCGTTGTGGTTTCAGAAGCATCAACCAGCTCGGGTCCACGAGCAACAGGTTAAAAAGGTAGGGATACTAACCACCCAGACGGAGACGGTGACAAGCAGGGCAACGACGCGAACGGCAACAGTGGGCAGGCGTGCCCTGTTCCCGTTCTGCTCTGCCGACACCCCGCCTGGCAAGCTGGTCTTGGTTTGTCATGCGGCACGCTCCCCTCTCGACGAGCGGAGGCGGTCTCCTGACGCCTCCGGCACGGCGTGCTCCTAGCTAGCTAGTGATCCGATCCTCCGACGCCACCGGGAGGGGTGGTTACGCGCGCGGCACGGGCATGCACTCGCGCCTCGGTTCGGTTGCTGTGCGGCGTGTGCTGATGATACTGGATGTGTGTCGTTGTGAGACGGCATGGTACGGTGCCAAGCGGAAAACCTGCGAAACTTTTGGAGCCACCCTGTTCGTGTTCGGTGGCCGAGATGCCTGCTGAATCCTGCTAGCTACTAGTAGTGGATGGTGACGGGAAAGCACAACAAGAGGGCCGGGGGCATGGCCAGGTGTCAGTTATGGAAGGATGCTGGGGCCTGGTGGTTGTGAATTTGTGTGCGGGCGGCCAGCCATGACGGGAATTGGGAAATAAAGACGGCAAGAGGCAAGGAAACCCGACACCGTTTGCACTGAGGGTCTTGTGTGCAAGGAGGGTCAAACAAAGATCTTCTCGCTCCATCGTGTTCTTGTTTGCTGCTGGAATGTTACATTATTCATCCTGGTGGCTCTCACGCACGAAGCCAAGTCACTCAGCACAAACCACGCGCAAAAAAACTAGCTGCTTGTGGAGACGGATACCTGAGACAAACTCTCAAGAAACTTCACCCAATAATGGAAGTCAAGGAAACCAACATCTTATATATGATTTCCCGAAATAAAATGTTGCTGTGCACTACTTGTAGTATGATAATCTTACCATTTACAGTATGTACTAGGCTGGTTAATAATATTGACAGCTCAGGTGATGACAATGCATGACAGCAATGTCGGACAATGAACTAGTAGGACACACGTGGTGTTTTAAGCTTGCATGCAGCTTTTGCGTCAGCAATCGTTTTTCAGCTGTAGCTACGTGTGCCGTGTAGACTTATCTCCCTCTTGCTAGCTCTCATTTTCACAGATCATGCATACCATCATCTCAAAGGAGAAATCAGGGCGGGGGTCAAGCTAGTAGTAGGAAAGCTCGATCCTGTTTTAATTTTATTCCTGATGAAGGAATCAGAATTGTAACATGTACGTACATCTTCATGTACATTCATATAGGACCGACGAGACACAACTATACTGTAAGTACATCAGTCCCTACACTCTGAGGCAAAGTGAACATAGGACCATTCCCACCACGTTGACATTTAAACAAATTAGAACACGGCCTGGTCAACTGTGAAGAGCTCGAGAACCAGTAATATAATATAGCTACCTGCAGGAGCCATACACATACCAACATACCCATCAATTAATAGTGTGGGGTCTATCTATGTGACTTTGTCAATCTAAATATCTACTAGTTTGATCCCATCGTCTACTAGTAAATATATATAGTTAAATGCATGGTACATTATTTGCAGAATAACATTTCCTACTAGAAAAAGCCCGAAGGTCTTTAGGCACTGGTTTCCCCCCGATCAGTACTATGAAGCCGAGACTAAAAGTTTCAGTCTTCGTCACCAGGTAAAACACCCGGTACCAAAATCCCTCTTTAGTACCTGGTATCAAAGTATTTTGGGtcaaaaaaatatattaaatcAGGGAAGAGACCCGCACATGCGCCCGTCACAAAGTCACAAGTCACGTGATTTTTTCACGCGAAATACGCGTGCATGTGGTGGCCGGGATTCGAATTCATGACCTCCTGCTTCGCACGTAACTTCCTTTCAATCTCACCTACACAGCAGTTGTGATTGAGAGGGAGATACTTTCTTTTTGAAGTAACCCGTGAAGAACCTTTAATACAGGGCGGTGTTACCACCCGGTACCAAAGATCGCGGATCATCTTGCTACCGGTATTTTTAAGGTGGACCGATAGGTTGTTTTCTAGTAGTGATTTCAACTTAATTCATCAGATGATTTATTTGTTCTCCCTAACAAGTAAAATTATTTATGAAATCCAAAGTTCGTTCACTCCAGTCATGGAGTCATATATAGTAATAACCTTGTCAGGTACATTAGTAGAAAATATCGTCTATTCATGAAACTGTGGTGAAAATGCTAGCTAGTATGCTTCAGACATGCCTTGTGAAACTTTCCGACTCATTCTGCTTAATTGGCTGATGCACGATATATAGTTGACGATGATCAAAAAGTGTAACCAAGATCAGGTGTCAGTTATGGAAGCACACATCTCTCTATCTGTCTTTCCTCAGGACGCGCGCTAGCTGTTCACCTTTCAGCTAGCTGCTCCTGTGCCAGGGTCAAAACCATGAACCGCCTGCCCATCAGCCAAGTGTGCATGCACACGGTACACTGGCACAGGCCGCCGCAAGCATCACCTCGCGCTCCTGTACGTTCTTCGCTGGAATCTTCATCCTGGTTTCATGAAACCTAGTCACCGAGCACAAACAAGAGAAAAAGCTTCAAGGCGCCTGAGGAGGCTAGGCTTGTAGAGATAGCTTAAACAATTCTGAAGAAACCTCACCAAGGGTGCAAGACACTGGCTAACGCCTCCTTTTTCAGGGCTTAATGCTCCTCAGCATGAATGCATGGAAAAAATTAAAGCCCCTTTCCTTTGCTGTGGCTGTTGCTGGtggtgttgctgctgctgctgctgttgccatTTCATGAGTGTCCACTCGAGCACAAATGTGACCTAAAATGAAAGAGAGGTTGAGAGGCTTCCCTTTTTCCAGAATGGAAACATCATTGCAAGGCTAGCTGCAACCATTAGCGCTCTCTCTTCCCCTAAGCCTTCCCCTATTGGTCAATGCTTATACAAATACAAGAGAAAAGCCAAGCTGATCTGAAAGCTTGCTTCACCCCACTATGTGGCTGGTGTTGAATTGTATACCTGACCTCTCGGTACGGTCCATGTTTAGGCTGATTATTGGTCAATTGCCATGCTCATTCCATTATCTTAGATTTGTTATATCATGTCCATAGTTAGATTTGTTATTGCAGTGTGAGTCTGAATTTTACTCGTGCACGCCTATACATACTCTGTAGTGGGTAAGTTCAGAAAGCACCAAGAATAAATTCTATGGCTAATTGCACTTTAATTCATCATGGATAGGAATGGAACTTTGAAACTCTATTTAAATGGTGCTATATATATGCGATTCGGCTGCAAAGCTAAACGATAGAGCAAAGCCGCCATTTGTTCACAAACTTGTGCACAATTACTTACTGCATTACAATAACAAGAGGGGGAGCATGAGCACTAGTGCACTACATACTTCTTGTACATTATTAGATTGTGACATAATAACATCCACTGTGATGACTTGGGCATATTGTCAGTGGCATAAGGTTTGTGTGCATAGGTTTAGGGTCCTCCAAACCTTCTTTTTCCCTAATTTTCGAAGAAAAAACAATTCATTTACGGTGTACGCCAATTCAAAATTTATTACCCTACTAATTTAAGGAGTCTGTAATCTTCACGTAAGTACATGAGCTTTTGCGTGCTTAAAGATATTCCACCTAAGAATGCGCATCTTGAGTACTCGTGCATCTTTTTCACCGGATAACCTGCATGGATCTGGGAGAGTTTCATACGTTTCTGGAAGCTAGCGAGAAGACACAAAGATGATCGGTCGGGGGCTCGTTGGACTCCATGACGCAAAAACCAAGCCATCTTTTCGGCGGCTTTGTCGAATTAATGTTGTTCACTATGAGGGGAAAACTTAAACATTTGCGTTGCTACCTATCAAGTCAGTTTTGCTGCatgttctttctttttctttttcctttttgaaCAGAAACTGGCAGGTACGTTTTGTTTTTCTGGCTTTCCCTCACCTAATTTATCATACCTGTTGAGCTTGATTAAGGGCGCATAAATTGAGATCATGAGATGGAATGGTGTTGATCATGAGACGGCGTACTGGATTTCTTTAGATTTGCCGAGAAAGCTTCATCTGAATGCCATTTACGCTTTAGGGAAAGCTCCAAGTGATACATACTATGTCGTACACGAAAAGAAATTTGAGAAAAGGTGGATTTTTTTTCCCGACCGGAAAAATGGAAATTTGATACAGGGACCAAGCTAATAGTATGAACTCCTTTAGCAATAATACATTATTAGCACTACGTTTTTTAGTACTcttttttgaaagaaaaaagGCGCATAGTGTCATCTTAAATGGTCATTGAATTTGCTTTCATTTATCAGAAAAGAAAAGCAtctttgaataaatatatacaCGCATGGGTGGCGTTTCCTAATCTAGGCTATTGTGAGTGCAACTCTTTTTCTACTTTCAGCAGCATTAATGCCAACCTTGCTGTATGCATTCACAAGTAGTATACCACATACTCCCCCTACCAAACCTTTCTCTTGAAGTTATTGTATCTTTGCATATATACAGGATCTAAGTGGAGGCAGAGGTTTTGCCACTTTAAAAAATAGATTGTGATGATGCATAAATGCATACATAACCAAGGTCCATAAGTGGGCAGTGCACAAGCTGGTGTGCTCAGAGATCCACAATTGCTGCTGCAGCTTATGGACACTGACACTGGAAAGCAAGAAGGAATTAGTGGGCATGAACAGGTCGCCATCACACAGATTTCTGAATCCCAAATCTCTTCGATCCCAAAATGATCTGTCGATTTGATCTGCATGGTAGAAAAAGGGCATTCAAGAACTTGCAATCCCTGCCGGCCGGCCTGTATGCAAGCTGTGACAGTGATGGTGATTTGCCGGTGCGTGTCTGCTTGATTCAGAGGTCCGTTAGAATGAAATAAACAGTGCAGGCCTGCAGGGGGGGTCAAGTGGTGGACGCTGACGTCTGCCTCCTTATCAGTTGGTTGTTTGGTTGTGATCATCACGATTTTTCCGGAGCAATTTTCTCCTGCTTTTGGATGGCCTGATGATACACGGAAAAGGGGCATATGAGAGCGGTTTTCAGCTGTAAAGAGAAACCACAAAAGCcaccttttcttcttcttctttattCCTCCCTCGccttttctttttatttctttttgcCGTCATattgatttttattttctttttcctgaTTTCTACATCTTTTGTTGTGTGCGTGTCATGAGAATATGGGATATACAGACTGACTGATGGTCAGATATGGGATGGAGATGTTCACTGTTCAGGTTGGAACCAGAAATGACCCATATGCATTTCGCTGATCATGGGTTTTGTCCATGGTGACACTGCAACTGTTGCTAGTTTGCATGATTCGTCAGCAGCATGCATCGCATTATAAATGAATTTCATGGTCTAAGGAGTTGACTTGGGAAGCAATTGTGCCTCTGTCTGAATGACATGACCCATATGCATCACGAGAAAGATGAGCATTGTTACACACTCAACAGAGTGCCCCAAAACCTCCTAGCCATCAGTCCATCACCAACTCGCATCCTCGTTGCCATCTGACGTCAGTTTCTCCTTTAGTTTccttgagagagaaaaagggagTTCATACAATCATACTCCCATGAATTCAGAACAGTGTATGAGACAAGGGAAGTTGGGTTTCATGATGCATTGCTAGGGTACTATAGAACATCTAGGGCAGCATCAGATTCAGACAAGGATGGCATCCAAATGGTAATGGCCAGAATATACTTTCTGATACCTAAAATTGCCATTCAGGCCATGCAGCAGTGCATTTTTACTGCTGCAGAGTTGCATGCATCTGCATCCACTCCACACAGTTTCAGCCATGACAAACCATTTCTAAATCCAGATTGCATTTCGGCATTTCCCCTCATCCAATCTGAATCACCAAGTCAATGGATTTTCCGGGGTAAAGCCGCCCCACCGAACCGCAAGAGCAACGGGAGCCGCGAGCGCCATTGCTCGTGCGCGGAGCCCTCTCTGGAGCTGCCGCATTTGCTGATGGGATCCAAAAGGAATCTCACCACTCCCTCAAGTGGGGAGCAAGCTGAAATGCATTGAGCTCGTGTCCACTACTTGCCCCTGTGATGGGTTGCAGTCGATCACTACTACGTACGTCACATAGCAGTTCATCTTTTTCTTCAGGGAACTGTTACAGGGTCCATTTCAGGTCAGTATCTACCTCTCACCAGcagtggatggatggatggatggctgAGCAGGAACTGGAGCATCACTCTTGGCCAGGAATTGCAAATCCAAGCACTAGAGACTTGGTGTGCCTCATTAGgggagagaaccaaccaaaggAGAGGGAAACCAGTACCACCTCCAGGATGACTTGGAAAAGGCTGGATAAAGATGATCAGTACAGCACAACTCTGAGTGCTTGGGCACATGCTACAGCACTCCTTTCTCCATGTAGAAATGACCCACTTGACATTAGTTTCGCATGCATGACGTAGGCCTGGTTCACTGAATCTTCGTGCAAAAGATTATTTCAGGACAGACCAGTGATCATGCATGCCATTCTATCCTCTGCCTGGAGACATGGAGTCGTAGCTCACCATCTTCTGTGACCACGGCGAATGGAGATCATAACCATCAGATCTTCAAGAAATCAAACGGTTGACAAAGAAGAGAGTTGGTCCTTCCAGGGCGTGACAAACCTATCTCTGTTAACTTCGTTTACACACACACGGAATAGCCGTTACTTTCATACTAATGTTCACGTGAAAAAGCCCGGAAGGGACCTTGTCAGACACGAGCATCACAATAGTTGACTACTGTCCCTTGTCAACAAACAAGAAGAGACGCCGAATGAACGACCTGCATGACAAATTACAGTctgacgaagcttcagaagccAATGCTTAGTCAATATCCGCACATAAGTTGGCCTCAAAAGAAAGAATACATCCACACATAAGCTTCAGTAACGCATGCGCACAGCCAAACTCCGCCAAAAGCCAGCCGTGCACAAACGACGATCAATCTCGGTCTCTGCTGAAAACTAGCCGGTAGAACTCCGGTCAATATCATGCTCCGATGAAAGCTAACCGGCTGTCAGATTGAGGCCTATCTTAAAGAATCCGTGAGCTTCTGCTCACATTCATATTCTCCTCTCGTGAATACATCACCTTTCTAATCTAGCCTTTAACTCATCACTTTAATCACAAAAGCCGAACAAAAGAAATAGCCTCATCCAGATATCCATTCAACCATGAACCAACCGAATTAAACCAAACAACAATTCGGCCACTTCAATTTTGCTATCAACGACTAGTATAAAAATTCAGTAACTGGATCTCTCGTGCACCACTCATCAATTATGAGTGCCACTGAAAAATAGAGTAAGTGCATCCTCTTTTCGCGATAAGTTGGACCAAGAGAAGTGATAATATATCTAGCTTTCAGTGGACACCAGATCAAAAGACGTGGACCTGATTTGATATAACAAAGTACTGCTCGCCTACTTAGTCCTGAAGGTTCATGCTAAAGATGTCTTCTCAGATTCTCAGAAGGTACATCCATGCTACTGCTGGACACAAGCAAACTAAGGCCAGAGAATCTCTATTTAGTGGAGCTACAAGACAGTCAACGGGGCAAGCAACCTCTGAATCGCTTACCAAAACCGGTCCTTGTTCACCGATAGATAGCCGGACATTACCTTTCCTCCTGTGTTTCTCATTCCATCAATGAGGTAGCACCAAGTTGATCCCAGGGCTCCGACGAAGAAATCTGCTTCAGTAGCCATCATGAAATTGACAAGGGGGTAATTTGTGCTAGTCTCACGGCCCAAACTGGCCTCATACAGTGCCATGGTTATATTGCCGCCTTGGCGTGCCACATTTGTGAAGTAGAAATTCCAATCAGGGTAAAGTTTAGTTTTTTCAACAACTTCCTGCGTGCAGAATTATTAGAGAAGCTGGATTTCATCATCATTCCTCTAAAAAATACTTACTACATAATGCAGCATGCTAGACTGACATTGCGAAaccttctctcttttttttaagAAACCCACTGCAGAAACTTAACAGATGATTTACGCTGGATGAGCGAATTGACTTACCTGCATTTCAGTAGAAAGCCAGATGTTCTTTAGACTTGGAAACCGTCTGCGGAGGTTGCCAGCCAGCTTCATGTATTCCTCAAAGCCAACCACTGACATTTCACAAGCTTTGTCTCCCATCCTTACATGCATGCTGACAAGAGGCCGAGGTATATATGGTTTGTAGTCTGACCACACAAGCCGCTCGATGTCAGATTTGGTTCTAGTAGTGCCAACCTGCAATGCGTAAATCTTTCGGTTGTTGTTCTTTCCAAAAAGTAATGATGCCATTAAGGCTGATGTCACCATATCTGAATGATTATACAGACAAATCTTGGTGCACCACAATGACTGGTCAAGAAACCAGTTTTCAAATTGTTCAAACCTTTGGTGAGTCATTCTGAATACTTTCGAGAACCAACTTTGCTGCTTCCAAACCAAATGCAGAGTGCCTAGCCACATTCAGTAGTCCGCACATGTGTTCTGTTGGGAACCTCATTAGGTACCTTGTGGCCTGGATGGAAGGTTATAGAAAAGTTGAGATCTAAACAACACAAGTATAACTAGGAGCTGGAGGGTATTGATTGATTAACATCTATGAACACGCATGTAAGTTTGCCTTCACATAGTTTaacattttttattttttgagaATCCATGAACAAGTGTTTTGTGCATCGCGTAACTTATTAACGATAGTGCGCAAACGGACCTGGGCTATCCACCATCTTCTATCCATTTTACGATGATTTGTGATCAGTCTCCCATTTATCTCTGTTGTCGGTTGCAAATATTTCCATGGCTCCCCCCACATTCTAAGTAAAAGAAATGTTACAATAATGCATTCCTTCAGAAATAGTAGCAGGCAAGGATAAATAATAATGCAAAATTAGTAGCTGTAGTTATCTCTGGGGTAACTGGCAAACATGTGGAGTCTGAAAAGCGTAAGATGTGAATAAATGCAGAAAATACTCATAGTGCTAACCTTGCACATTGGGGGTATTCCACAGACTGCACTTCAGAAAGAAAAAAGATACATCAAACTGAAATTCTACCTAGGTATGCGTCCAACCCATATTTGCTTGGAGGTATAGTTCTCCTTCACTTTTACAGATCCCTCGGCCCAAGAGGCTTTTCTTTTCATGAGCTCAAAAGCCCGCTTGCGGCAGTCTGAAGATGTCTCAACAAAGAAGTAACAAGACCAACTAGATCTTGAAGCACCTAAACGATAAAAACGAAATTTAGTGTAACAACAAGTAGCACTGCACTTAGTATTAAATCAGGATCCACAAGGCAGACAGGACTATTACCATGGCAACCATTGTGATCAGCTCGGTTATAGTAGTTTGTAACCAGAATCCTTTTCTCTTTTATGGCAATGGCAAGAAGTCCTGCCATTCCAGCGAGTTGTGCACCAATACCGAATCCAGGTAAGCTCTCCCAATCTGCAACAAGAAACCGCAAGCTTGGATCGCTGCAGTTTGGAGGATGCTGATGAATCCATATATCTCTCTGCACTCGTCTGGTCAATGGATAGTTTTCTTCATCAGATCCTACAATCTTTATTTTAAATTCCTAAGTTAGAGTTTGTGTGTGCAATATCAACAGAACAGTAACATGTTGAGGTAAGTTTGCATACCCAAGGAGGATATTGTCTATACTGATTTGCATTTTCTGAATACTTTTGGTTCAAAAGTTCAAGCCCAAGTGACCCTTTCCATAATGTCCAATGAGGAAATGTGCCATTATCTCCATAGCTGTCAAATCGTTTATTTCTTTCTACATTAAGCTTGCAGTCATTCAGATGAGGCGGCCACGGTAGGTCTGAACTTTTCAGAACTTCATCACTGGTAGTGTTGAGCATAGAGCTCCAAGCGTTGTATAGTTGCACTATTCTAGCTTCAGTGGCGTGATAGTTTCTCTTTCGTTCTTCAATCTTCTCCTGTGCAGAAGCCGACTCACCTGTTGCTGCAACCCCATCTGCTCCAAAGAACAATAGTTACAGGTTTACAGGCATGGACACAGCAAAACAAAGGAGAACTTGAATTATCCAATGACACAAGTTGCAGCTGTATGAAACTGCCAAGGAAGTGTAGTGCATTGAGAATTATACAGCAAGCATGAGTTTCAGATGGGGCTATTAATCTAGTACGTTGTACGTATGGTCAATGGACCCACGGTTGTTTTCTTCA
Coding sequences within it:
- the LOC112873217 gene encoding uncharacterized protein LOC112873217 translates to MEGNNGHSSSKSLERVLSRKAVQAGSSALCKIWATGFLCGVCIMYLFGVALPPLRIPQNRSVYPPLRRAILWNFSLTEHDGVAATGESASAQEKIEERKRNYHATEARIVQLYNAWSSMLNTTSDEVLKSSDLPWPPHLNDCKLNVERNKRFDSYGDNGTFPHWTLWKGSLGLELLNQKYSENANQYRQYPPWIVGSDEENYPLTRRVQRDIWIHQHPPNCSDPSLRFLVADWESLPGFGIGAQLAGMAGLLAIAIKEKRILVTNYYNRADHNGCHGASRSSWSCYFFVETSSDCRKRAFELMKRKASWAEGSVKVKENYTSKQIWVGRIPRMWGEPWKYLQPTTEINGRLITNHRKMDRRWWIAQATRYLMRFPTEHMCGLLNVARHSAFGLEAAKLVLESIQNDSPKVGTTRTKSDIERLVWSDYKPYIPRPLVSMHVRMGDKACEMSVVGFEEYMKLAGNLRRRFPSLKNIWLSTEMQEVVEKTKLYPDWNFYFTNVARQGGNITMALYEASLGRETSTNYPLVNFMMATEADFFVGALGSTWCYLIDGMRNTGGKVMSGYLSVNKDRFW